The Drosophila subobscura isolate 14011-0131.10 chromosome A, UCBerk_Dsub_1.0, whole genome shotgun sequence genome includes the window TCCACTGTACGAACATTATTTAAAAAGATAGATTTATCCGATAAGATAAGAGACAAAAGTGACGTAGGTACGTTTAAACTATAAACGTATAAACTACTAGCGAAAGTCCAATGAAGAGTTCCGCGAAAAAGTATTTGAATGTATGAGGGGATAATGGAAACcgacaaaaattaaaaaaagaaatgaaaaggaaaatagaaaatttgaaaaatcaaagtATATTGAATGATATGGTCTTATTCACACATTTTTACCGAATCGGTGGGTAATATTAATCAATATTatccacaaaacaaacagattAAAGTCCTAAAAGTACACTCTCGATTAATTAGGCGCCCGGGAAGCCCGCGACTCGCCCAGCACACCGCCCAGCCTGAATCCAGCCTATAAGATCGAGGCCGGTGATGAACACGATGGTATGGTGATCCTTTTAGTATATTAATTATCTCACAGATAGAATAAATACCATCGGTACAATAGATAAATAGATAAGATCCACTCAAATGACCATCAGAGAAAACTCCCAAGCCCCACATATGCTAAACTTTCTGTACTAATTTGTATCTTCAAATTTAACTTACTTTAACTTACTTTTACTTCGATGCTGCTCTACTCTTTTCTATATTCGCTGTTGTTGCACAGAAACATCATATACATATTCACAATTCCAAAAATCCGGACGTTTCACTGCGCCAGCAACAGTAATACCTAGGTTTAAGAATTATTCAGTAGATGATTTTCACTTTCTCGCCGTTCTCGGCAAGGGAAGTTTCGGCAAGGTAAGTAAAGTActttaaaatgtgtttatcTACGAATTTGATTCTATACATCCATCCGTTTTCCATTGATTGGAATAGGTTCTACTGGCTGAGCTGCGTGATACCACATACTACTACGCCATCAAATGCCTGAAAAAGGATGTCGTCCTGGAGGATGACGATGTGGACTCGACGCTGATTGAACGCAAAGTATTGGCACTGGGCACCAAGCATCCGTATCTGTGCCATCTGTTTTGCACCTTTCAAACGGAGGTAAGTTGTTCTTGATCGGGGTCATCCGCTTCCGTCTCGAATGCAGATTGTGATAATCGatggaaaaagttttgcgACGTGTATGTtatgttacatacatatgtatgtacataagctATTCGTTTGGTCAGTGTTATATTAAGCATCCGTGCGCGGATTAACTATTTGCTCCATTCGATCGGAGATACGACCCATCGGGGTCACCATCGCCCAGTGCGCTCATAGGTAAACACATAACCGataaatagaaatacaaattgatCGATTAGTTGTGCCGTCTATAATTAGCCAGAGAAAAGGTAAAACGTTCTATAATTACTGCCTCTGTTTGTGACCATCGATTGGGGCACACGACGTCGGTCGGACATGACAGAGTCAGTCAGCTCACCATGTAGATCAGGGTGCCTGTCCGTCCCAGCTGTGTGTTCAATaaatttctgtttctattCTACATCTTAATTTGATTCTGCAtcttgcattttgcattgcatcgGCGTCTCTTGCATTGACACCGATTAGAAggtattttaattatttatgacTTTGAGGATACAATCGATTGGGGGCCAGTGCGAACAATCTCTCTTTATGTCGAACTTTGTCTTTACCTCTCATCATGCTTTTTAGAGCCACTTGTTCTTTGTGATGGAGTATCTGAATGGCGGTGATCTCATGTTCCATATACAGGAGAGTGGACGCTTCTCCGAGGAGCGAGCCCGATTCTATGGCGCTGAAATAATCTCTGGCCTCAAATTCCTACACAAGAAGGGCATTATCTACAGGTTAGCATCACATTTTGTATCGAAAATGGGTTATTGTTCTTTAGTATCTAATTACGTATTGTTTAGGGATCTCAAATTGGATAACGTTCTGCTGGACTACGAAGGTCATGTGCGCATTGCCGATTTCGGCATGTGCAAATTGCAGATCTACTTAGACAAGACGGCCGACAGTTTTTGCGGCACACCCGATTATATGGCACCCGAAATCATTAAGGTGAAATAAGACACATACCTTGTATTTGATAGATTTTTCGTAAAAATGTATTGATTGTCTTGCGTGCAGGGTGAAAAGTACAATCAGAATGTGGATTGGTGGTCGTTTGGTGTGCTGCTCTATGAAATGCTGATCGGTCAATCGCCATTCAGTGGCTGCGACGAGGATGAACTCTTCTGGTCCATATGCAATGAAATTCCATGGTTTCCTGTTTACATATCCGCTGAGGCCACGGGCATACTCAAGGGGGTATGCACGAAATCTTCTGCTAGTATATATCCAGTCTAATTtcgctggtttttttttcagttgCTGGAGAAGGATTATGCAAAAAGGATTGGTTCACAGTACAGTCCAGCTGGTGATATAGCCGAACACATATTCTTTAGGCCCATCGACTGGAATCTACTCGAGAGGCGGCAAATCGAGCCTCCCTTCAAGCCCCAAGTGGTAAGTGAATCGCAGCAGTATACACTCGTAAAAGTAAAATTGATGCATCAATTTGGTAATCTTTTGGTAATCTCTTTATTCCCGCAGAAACATCCCCTAGATACTCAATACTTTGATCGGGTATTCACTAGAGAACGGGTTCGGCTCACACCCATCGACAAGGAGATATTGGCCTCCATGGATCAGAAACAGTTTCATGGGTTCACTTACACGAATCCCCACATTACCCTGGACTAGATCTAGGCCCATCCTAAAAGAATATCTTAACTAATTCTTCAGAGAAACAGtatttgtaaatgtatatattcAATATGAAACAATATTGAAGCCATCCCTAATGATGGGAAGCGGAGCCGAGCCATGAAGATGAAAGCAGCTCGATGATCGTGGATAGTTTTGAAGAGGGTACAATTGTTAGGCTAACCCGAATATGAGTAATAGGCGGTGCCGATGCGCCATAGCTCTCTCGAGTATAATTCTAGTCAATTAGCCATACATCTACCTATATCTAAGTCTATAAACTTTACTCTAATTGTACAGATATCCTTATCTCTATCATAGACGCGTTCACCCACAAACGCATActatatacttacatacatacatacacatatgggacattttttttggcaatattaattttttttcctaATTGTAGTGATACACCGAAAATAAAAAgctaaaatacaaaaatttgtttCTAACTACCGTTAGAGATGTGCTTCCGTGCAGTTTAAAGTCTTCAAAATACTGTGCAGTATTGATTCATTCTCGAAGGGCAAGTATAATTTTATTAGGCAGTGCTTGTTGAATGATATTGTACGAAATTTGGATGTGAGCTTGGATCAGAATCGATGCTCGACAAATTGATTATTTCCGTCTAATACTTATCGTGGAGACTGTCCCTTACTCTGAGAATATATAAGAACAAACTATGGCTGTAAAGAAGTAAATGCCTTCACTGACATCATACAGTACCATTCGACCACCGTGCGCATATAGTACGAGTATTCCGCAATACCACAGACTGGCAGAACATGGTTCCagtgaaaattgaaaacccTCCCGCCTTTACACAAGCGCTAATTTACATAGAGATTTTACTTTTTACAggccatatgtatgtatgtacgttggGGCGGACATCGGTCTTTGTTTCAATGCTAATGAGCCGCAggcctgtgtgtctgttgggCCTTGCTTAGGCCACTATTCCAGGCCGCAGTGAGAGTGGATGGGTCGGGTTTTAATGGCGACTTTAATGGCTTGTGAACCAGTTTGATGGCAGCCAGaaggcagcaccagcaaccaTTCAAAGAATAATTCTTGTTAACCctgccataaatcaaatataagccagcacatacatatatacatatgtacatatgtacatacatacattctaGTACGACATTTAAAAATTCCGTCCATGTGTTGTACAGCGGGAAATACTAGAGGTACAAAAATAGACGGAAGATTCGACTCTGGTCGGCTCTGCTCTTTCAGCTGCTGGCCGTCAAACAACAAGCCCccaaacaataaacaacatAGCTCGCGGCCagttatgtttttattttcaattcaaaGTGTTGGTCATGTTAAAGGACAGTGGGTTGAAACTGGAATGGCTAGAACTTCAAATGAAAGAATTATAAAAGAATGGGAAGGAAATTCCCCAATAAGAGTAATATATAGGAAAGGTGGCGGctgtaaatacataaatcatAAGAATTTTCCGATTGAAagtattaaaattaaaatcgaatttgATGTATTTGACTGCAAGAATATCTAAccatatattttaatgattttttaaatgaatCACAAATGTGGTAACTCTGTTAGCACCGGATTTTCAGCTATTTTGACCCACAGTGCGGCAGTGTGTGGAAAACGGTATTTTCTCTAATTAATTCGTTTTTATGAGCGCAGTGCACAGTGCTCCGCTCTATCTGACTCAGCTCGGCTTGGCTGCCTCGTCAGTCGGCGTGTCGCTGGTCAGTTGGTGCAGCACGGGCCTAGAGCGAGCTCCTCTGGCTCTCCATAATCCCTGCCAGAATCCCTCAGCAAATATTGGtgattcttttgttttgtttttgtgctgtgACTTTTCTGAGTGTACCAAATAGTGGACTGCAGGACTTGACCCATaataaaaagagaaggaagatACTCGCAACtgttaaaaaatgcaaattgtcaGCGCATTGAGCCTCGTGAGCCTTTTGGGTCTGGTCAGTGTCTACGGTTACAGCCACCCGCAACAGCCGCTGCTGAGAAACGTCATTAAAGTGAGGGCCAGCGGTTTCATGCCTTTCGAATCAGATttactgctgccgctgggtATTCTTAGGCAGCTTCAGGGCATGGATCGCGGCTCGCGCTTCATCGGCCACCGGCCTAAAGGCAAGTCGCAACCCAAGCCCAAGAAGCCACAGCAAGTGCGCCTGGAACGGGTCCATCCCATGGGAAGCAAGCACCAGCATCCcggcacacatatgtacaatctaatcgacgacgatggcgagctgctgctcaatctGAGGGTccacaacgagcagcagcagctcagtGACCAGGGCAATCTTCCTGGGACTCATAAAGCAATCATTCCAGGCAATCCCCCGCTGGAGGATCCATCCCCCTATGACTCGCCTTGGTTGCCATCTAAGTGGCGACCAATGACAGCCAGAAGAGCGCCCCTTGGGGTCACCTCTTCCTCGCCACGACCTTTGCCCCTTTACCAGTATCTacgaggcagcggcagcagcgggaaTCGCCTCGAGCAAGACACGGCCAAGCGAAGACGGCACGATTGGCCCCACAAGTAAGGCTCGGATCTAGATCGAGCCCCAAATGAAGCCACCAGagtgcacacacaaatcaatttattCCATTCATAGATGTTTCACACTGAATCACCCAAAGCAGAAACTCATACAAGCATTCAGACAGATACaatatacaacaacaaccttTAAgattcaaaaataaacacatatACAAAAATTCACTGCGATAAACCAATCTATGAACTGGTCGTTGAGCTACCGCTAATTTGGCTTTGATTATGGTAATTTTGGTCGATTGGTGGAGTTGAAAgtgaaactaaaactgaaactgaaactgaaacgatTCGAAAGTGCCGAGCGTATGAAGGAAGTCGAATAAAGAGTGAATCTAATACTTATATCAGAATCAAAAATCAGAATCATTATAAGTTACAgatgatttattttttcctcATGGGAACGGCTTACAACTAAAGTGAGAGGTACAATGAATATTCGTAaaacagtaaaaaaaaatagcaaatgtgaagaaaaaaatgtctAAAGCTACTTAACAGAGTGGTGCGGGAGGGAGTAGGGAAGGGGAATCTGGGGACAAGCACATAACAATTGCCCGGGGGAGAGATTTATTTCCAGCCACCGGATGGGGGCAGGTAGCCGGGCTGGGGTTCCGACAACACAGGTGGCAGGTACTCGTTGCTCAAAGGAGCCGCACCGTGTCCTTGTGGGTGGCCTTCTTCGTGGATCACCTGGATGGTCTTAATCTCCTCGTGACCGCCAGCAAAACCTCCGTGGGAGTGGCCATGATTATGGCTATGACCGCCTTCTTCGTGGATCACCTGTATGGTCTTTACCTCCTCGTGTCCGtttccatgtccatgtccgccATATCCGTGGTCAAGTCCGCCGGAatagccaccgccgccaccgagAACGTGGCCTTCTTCATGGATCACCTTCACAGTCTTGATCTCCTGGTGTCCACCAGAGTAGCCACCACCGTGTCCTCCGAAATAGCCACCGCCATGCCCGCCGGAGAAACCGCCGTGACCACCCGCCTCCTGGTGAATGACCTTAACAGTCTTCAACTCCTGGTGTCCGCCGGAGTAATGACCGCCGTGTCCATGTGTGCCGCCCTCCTGATGGATAACCTTGATGGTTTTCACTTCctcatgtccatgtccatgtccgccGTAGCCGTGATCGTGTAAGCCGGCATAccctccaccgccgcccagGTCATGGCCCTCCTCATGGATGACTTTGACGGTCTTGATCTCCTCATGTCCGCCGGAGTAGCCGCCGCCATGTCCTCCGGAGTAGCCGCcgccatgtccatgtccgccGCTCTCTTGGTGGATGACCTTGATGGTCTTCACCTCCTGATGGCCGCCGGAATAGCCGCCGCCATGTCCACCGCCTGAGTAGCCGCCGCCCTCCTGGTGGATGACCTTGATGGTCTTCACCTCCTGATGGCCACCACCGCCAACGCCATAGCTGTAGCCTCCACCACGGCCACCGCCGGAGCCGCCTCCAATAAAGCCAGCCGCGCTGGTGGCGACCAAAGCAGCCAGGATACACACGAAGATCTGCGAGACGAAACGGAGAGGAGGAACATGTTGCGATGAGGTATTGCCGAGATATTAGTGTTGCCATCACTCGGACACCCGTCCATGGGCTCCTTGGATGGTGAGGACTGGGGGCCTTACCTTCATTGCTGGAAGTTTCTTGCTTTGGGGGGACGAAAACTGAACTTCACGAAGCCGAGGAAAGCGTTGAGTTAACTGATGACCAACTCCCTGCAGTCGATGGCTTTTATACAGATATCAGCTTGACCGGTCGATCGCTCGGTGGCCGCAGAGATCGAAGGGGTGGCAGAGCAGACGGTTATGAGACGATCAGCCGATGATTttccatcttcatcttcatctcgGGCTTTCGTTTGCAGCGTTTGGTGGCTCGTCTTGATTTCGTAATTTTCACGGGCATCCCCCGCACCAAGCCCGCTCTCTTCGGACTCCTCCGGAGCATATTGGGTATACGGATTAGAGGAAGTTTCGACAGCAAACCAGTAACCAgtgggaaatgcaaatgagttcAACCCAAAAGGCAAGCGCATTTCCATAATTAGGCCACAACCAACGAATATACATATTGATCCGTCAAGCATGAACGAATGGGCATCAGAGCTCGGAACGAACTAATGATAGTGTTGCCATCGAACCAGACCTCGGCCCATCGACCCTCGGTCCGGCACCCGCCAGATTTGCAGTTTCGGACCGTGAACGAGAGGAAAAGGTCAGTGCGTGTCAGGTGAGTTTTGGTCCCAGCCAAGCCTCTCCAAATCCCGAAGATGAGCGCGTCTCATGGAGGGTAAAGAGTTGTAGGAGTGATGATGATTTCTGAATTATTTCTGATTATCTGAACTTTTCCATCTTTTAAGCTATGACTGTAATTATACTCTTAGTATACCTTTTTAAAAGCGTTAaattattgatatttttttcagCTTCAGTTCAGCTCTAACTCCAACAATTCTGCGATCCTCAAAGTGTTCAAGCAAATATGCCTTGTTATCTCTGACCtacttttgccactttttgtcatttcaaaatgtattttttattttgccaaaaaaattaaggaaattcaattttataaAAAGCTAATCAGTAAAGTAAATATCTATGCAACAAGTTTCACcataattttttttcaagttGCGCTTTAAAGTATTTTGGATAGCTTTTTTCCTAAATGGTGCTCCGAATACTCATGTGATAGGCCACTGGTGGAGTTGTGTAAAACAGCAATGGATACACAAcgaaaaacagaagagaaatATAGTATGAGATGAAGTCGCAAAATCTCAATCGATCCCAATCGAACCGAAGCAAACCGaatcttttaaatattttaagaacGCAGAATTGGCTCTGCATTCGGGTTATTAACCACATCCGAAAACCCCGAAACAGTTGCTTAAAATGAAAGAAGTTCGAAACTATTAATTCcttttctttaaaattgtaataGTTTCGTCTTCAGTTAGACAGTTTTCGAGAATACTTTCTAAAGTATAACATTTCATTGCGTCTGCTTGATTGGTTTTTCTCCAGACCTTCAGGAGCACTGCTCAACTGAACTCttaagcatctgcaaaatgtaataatttCTGAAAATAGGCAAAACTTGATTTTATATTAATTGGTTAATAACATGTAACTTGAACCTTGATGATATGGTGTGCTGtacaaaagtaatattccacagaacacatgtacacacatgtgtacatttGTGAGTATAAAGCTAAAAAtacacacgaaaaaaacatTGGATATTTCAATAACAACATATATGTAActattaacaattaattaacataCCATGAGCCGATAATTCCATATTTACacttttatatacatacatacatacataatctTTCGTGTCGAGCTAAAGTTCAAGCTGTTCAATGTTTCCAAAACTATATTTCTAAAACAATTGTTATTTTATCTTGATATTCAGAAATCAGGAAATTACAGTCTCATTCAAATATTAAACCCAAAAAAGATaacattaatgccaaaaatgtacacataGTGCATTGGAGGAAAGGGACCCATTGATTTTGTTAGCCAATTTGTGTTTAAGTTTTCTTAAGGGATTTGCTCACCTTGAAGTTTGGAAAACTTGTGGCTGTTTCGACCACCaagctaaaaatatatgtgtattccctcttttttgtattttatgatTTGTATTAATAAAATCCTCTTCTGTGTCGAGTTCTTTATAATGttgttaaattaaaaaatacttttccTAGCAAAAATTTGAAGTAATTGTTCAATATATCTGTGAAATTATCATACTATAAtgataaatgtatatgtaaacTCCATCAGCATAAACGCTATCGAAATTACAGGATCTCTTTTGTAATTCTAGTATAATTGAAACGATTTCTAACAGAATAAATGCTACATGATACCCCATCATAAAGGGAATTTCAAAACTAAGTTTAACTGAGTttacaaataacaaatatattttcatccccattaatttttaaatttatgagTACAGGAACTCCAAGCAATTTTACTGGAATTATATGTCAGAATACATGGTTAAGCACTTTCTAATCTGAAACGTTTCTTTTATTCGCTCCCGCTCCAAAAGGAAAGGGATGGCAGACAGCAACTAGAAGGAGACAGAGCGTACATGACGTGCATAGGGGAAACAAGCGAAATAAAACGATACAAGATAATGTGTTTGTTTCGTGGTTCATTATGATTTATCTTTATCAATTCGCCTTTCGTGTGAGTGTGCGTCCTCCCGCGGGATTCTACCCCGCATACATTCATCTctgaaaatatgtttaaagCGATAGTaaccgaacaaaaaaaaaattcataaaGTAGTTTGATTCAATAATGTATACACCGAGAAATGGTCTgatcactttcactttcatttcggATAAGTTCGGTGTGTGGGTTTGGATGATGTGGGTGTTGTGGTGGCTGTTCCGAGTTTTCAgcattttatatattataattatacaaACATAATAATATTAACAACAGTAGAATAATGCAAGGGATTGGAGGGTACAGGGGGTATGGGTATGGCATTACAAATaactaaaatttaaattttactgTGTAAAAAGTAAACTTTGTTTTCGGGTGACAATAAATACATAGTAATGGTATATCAATCTCGatggaaacaaacaaaataatgttAATCGAGTTACGGAGAGGATTTCATGTGCGTGGGgtgtatgtgtggtgtgtggtagCCTAGAGTACAGTATTATAGTTGAATTATAGTTAATGTCGGTTGACGAAGGGGGGCTGTTGTAGTCAGATGTTGTAGGCAGCTCGCGTGGGCCGTTGGCCTGCAGCAGCGACCTACAAGGCAGCGATCACGCGATCGCACAGCTGTTTCGACTGCTACTCGTCGGCGTCTTGCAGCGGTTCTTACTTTTCGAGCTCTGCGTCAGCGAATTGTAGCACTGCGACGTGGTCAAAGCGTATGACTTGAGCGTGGACTTCACCGAgggcggcaggggcagcgaATCGATCGCGTACACGCTCGTCCTCCGCACTATCGTCCGGCAGCACAGCTCTTGCAGTGTGAGAACTGTAAGGAATAAAAAACTTTATGagatacattgtacatatatggaatAACATGTGGACACATGTACACCTCTGTCAGTGCGTTTTTTCAATTAACAGACAATTGCAAACGTAATTCAGGTGTCCgagaatttaaaatttaaaacctGACACTAAATGTGGTCTAATAGCTTGCAACTTCGAGGGACAGGTAATCCATTAGCTTTTTGTAGCAGAATTCAAAACTATTCGCTATTCGTAGAACTAATGTACAGTCCTGTAAATAATAAGCACAGTTGGCCTTACTTCAGCCATTGCTctttaaaatgtatattttcagGAATTTTTAGTTGGTCGAAattatacacggtactcgaagagtaaacaTGCGTGGATGCATGtaacgcacaaaaggaaacgtttccgaccacataaagtatatatattctgcTACGCTCGTCCTCCCTATCCCTAATTCCTATCCCTAATGTCTGAACTTAGCTGTTTGGATGGTTTTATAACTAAAACTACTTAAACTTAATACTATCAATAGTTTGGAAGCAAACAACTTTTAGAATAACTCAATTTTGacgaaaaataaatgttgcatAGCCCAAAGCCTATGTAAGATTGAaaagaaattgtattttttgtttaccgTTACACTAGGCTTTTCTACTTTTACTTAATGGAGTGCAAATATTAATCACTATGAAAAGtttaagattgccaagtacccgaagaggaaatttaataattttctgcgaaagacagatcttaaataaaattgaaacacggcttaaaaaaaaaaaaattaaaagttaagATCACCTCtgtaaaatgtatattttcagGAGCATTTTCTTAACTAAGGCCAACTATCCTTAttatttttcacataactGTAGCTCTATGCCTCATTCAAGATTATCATATTAAATTACTAGCGGCACCGAATAGTGCCTGAATAGTCACTATTAACAGAGGAAATTTCAGCGTTGGTGGTTTGTGTTTGAGCGCTATCAGAATAAAATGCATGCATGCTATCATCTATGCTTCTTCATAGGTACAACTTTTTTTCCTCAATCGAATATTTCGTAAGTGGCGAAGATTGCATTATTCCATGTTTCAGATTAATCTAACTTTAATCGATATTTGTACATGAGTTCGAGCTAACTCGATTAACACTGGAGTCTTAATTTCAGAGAATTATTCAATCACTGCTCTTCTTGAACATTATAGGAAAGCTTGTAGTATGACCTTATTCGCTCGCAGCGACATTTTGGTATTACATATTGGAAGATATTACGACACGCTAGATTTTTTCAGATAATTCTTCACACTGATTATAATCAAGTTAATCACGCTCTGGGTTGGCTTAGTGGCTCCTAAGTGCTGGTCTGctcttattatacccggtactcgaagagtaaatagggtgtattgtatttgtgcggaaggagcgtgttggcgtgagaagagttgtagatgtagatgacagctgaagaaaaaatgtaaaattttacaagaaaccgctaaggtacagatgtcggactgagtgccgggtataaaagttgtgacgcgtaagaagcgtctcacacgtcccttctcgtttggtTTAAAAAAACGCACTGCGTGCAGAAGAATGGATGAGTTTCAAGTTTACCTTTATTGCTGCGCCAAATGTGCTCCATGCCGTTGCGATGCAGCGCCATCCGCGCCAGCTCACAGAAGGATTCGCGTATATTAAAATCGCAAAGCGGCGATATCTCGAAGCAGGACATGTTGTTGCGGCTGGCATAGGTTTCGGCCTGTTTGGCGGCCACCTGCCGCTTGAAAGCCAGATGCAGGCGATTTCCCACCAACACCTTGGGTATGCCCGGAGCGTGCTGGAGTTTCCGAAGAGAAGGATTATGCTTAGTTCTGTGTATTGTGAAATGGGATATAATGAATACTAACCTCGTCGACCTCTTTAAGCCAACGATCGATCCCATCAAAGCTCCATTTGTTGGTTATATCGTATACTAGTATAATACCTTGAGCACCGCGTGAATAAGAGCGGATGATTG containing:
- the LOC117895002 gene encoding ras-related protein Rab-40C isoform X2 yields the protein MGTMTKDYDYLLKVLLVGDSDVGKHEILSNLEDPFPESPFCSGNDCTSHILQTVAYKTTTILLEGKRVKLQLWDTSGQGRFCTIIRSYSRGAQGIILVYDITNKWSFDGIDRWLKEVDEHAPGIPKVLVGNRLHLAFKRQVAAKQAETYASRNNMSCFEISPLCDFNIRESFCELARMALHRNGMEHIWRSNKGAVLPDDSAEDERVRDRFAAPAALGEVHAQVIRFDHVAVLQFADAELEK
- the LOC117903700 gene encoding putative protein kinase C delta type homolog isoform X6, which gives rise to MMFTRAQVRKQKATNTSSQRTRSSGGSSRHQGLQNYETRYKLSSTSSSGVGSGMSGSSATGGTRRDRDRDRDKDRDYYGKQHSFELPRQHSKEEGYHRDGDRESGTSGCGSSGPAVFGGAAGGLTGGVYVDRRTRPRSITNRRGAIKHQKTHDINGHRFVAKFFRQPTFCAFCNLFLWGFGKQGYQCIICQTVVHKKCHEKLLGKCSGSVFTSASTILLRERFKIDMPHRFKPHTFMSPTFCDHCGSLMGGFFIQGLKCEECDVNCHKKCERLTANLCGVNQKLIVEALTYVKRGAREARDSPSTPPSLNPAYKIEAGDEHDETSYTYSQFQKSGRFTAPATVIPRFKNYSVDDFHFLAVLGKGSFGKVLLAELRDTTYYYAIKCLKKDVVLEDDDVDSTLIERKVLALGTKHPYLCHLFCTFQTESHLFFVMEYLNGGDLMFHIQESGRFSEERARFYGAEIISGLKFLHKKGIIYRDLKLDNVLLDYEGHVRIADFGMCKLQIYLDKTADSFCGTPDYMAPEIIKGEKYNQNVDWWSFGVLLYEMLIGQSPFSGCDEDELFWSICNEIPWFPVYISAEATGILKGLLEKDYAKRIGSQYSPAGDIAEHIFFRPIDWNLLERRQIEPPFKPQVKHPLDTQYFDRVFTRERVRLTPIDKEILASMDQKQFHGFTYTNPHITLD
- the LOC117903744 gene encoding uncharacterized protein LOC117903744; its protein translation is MQIVSALSLVSLLGLVSVYGYSHPQQPLLRNVIKVRASGFMPFESDLLLPLGILRQLQGMDRGSRFIGHRPKGKSQPKPKKPQQVRLERVHPMGSKHQHPGTHMYNLIDDDGELLLNLRVHNEQQQLSDQGNLPGTHKAIIPGNPPLEDPSPYDSPWLPSKWRPMTARRAPLGVTSSSPRPLPLYQYLRGSGSSGNRLEQDTAKRRRHDWPHK
- the LOC117895002 gene encoding ras-related protein Rab-40C isoform X1, giving the protein MGTMTKDYDYLLKVLLVGDSDVGKHEILSNLEDPFPESPFCSGNDCTSHILQTVAYKTTTILLEGKRVKLQLWDTSGQGRFCTIIRSYSRGAQGIILVYDITNKWSFDGIDRWLKEVDEHAPGIPKVLVGNRLHLAFKRQVAAKQAETYASRNNMSCFEISPLCDFNIRESFCELARMALHRNGMEHIWRSNKVLTLQELCCRTIVRRTSVYAIDSLPLPPSVKSTLKSYALTTSQCYNSLTQSSKSKNRCKTPTSSSRNSCAIA
- the LOC117903700 gene encoding putative protein kinase C delta type homolog isoform X7, whose protein sequence is MMFTRAQVRKQKATNTSSQRTRSSGGSSRHQGLQNYETRYKLSSTSSSGVGSGMSGSSATGGTRRDRDRDRDKDRDYYGKQHSFELPRQHSKEEGYHRDGDRESGTSGCGSSGPAVFGGAAGGLTGGVYVDRRTRPRSITNRRGAIKHQKTHDINGHRFVAKFFRQPTFCAFCNLFLWGFGKQGYQCIICQTVVHKKCHEKLLGKCSGSVFTSASTILLRERFKIDMPHRFKPHTFMSPTFCDHCGSLMGGFFIQGLKCEETSYTYSQFQKSGRFTAPATVIPRFKNYSVDDFHFLAVLGKGSFGKVLLAELRDTTYYYAIKCLKKDVVLEDDDVDSTLIERKVLALGTKHPYLCHLFCTFQTESHLFFVMEYLNGGDLMFHIQESGRFSEERARFYGAEIISGLKFLHKKGIIYRDLKLDNVLLDYEGHVRIADFGMCKLQIYLDKTADSFCGTPDYMAPEIIKGEKYNQNVDWWSFGVLLYEMLIGQSPFSGCDEDELFWSICNEIPWFPVYISAEATGILKGLLEKDYAKRIGSQYSPAGDIAEHIFFRPIDWNLLERRQIEPPFKPQVKHPLDTQYFDRVFTRERVRLTPIDKEILASMDQKQFHGFTYTNPHITLD
- the LOC117903742 gene encoding glycine-rich protein DOT1; this translates as MKIFVCILAALVATSAAGFIGGGSGGGRGGGYSYGVGGGGHQEVKTIKVIHQEGGGYSGGGHGGGYSGGHQEVKTIKVIHQESGGHGHGGGYSGGHGGGYSGGHEEIKTVKVIHEEGHDLGGGGGYAGLHDHGYGGHGHGHEEVKTIKVIHQEGGTHGHGGHYSGGHQELKTVKVIHQEAGGHGGFSGGHGGGYFGGHGGGYSGGHQEIKTVKVIHEEGHVLGGGGGYSGGLDHGYGGHGHGNGHEEVKTIQVIHEEGGHSHNHGHSHGGFAGGHEEIKTIQVIHEEGHPQGHGAAPLSNEYLPPVLSEPQPGYLPPSGGWK